The genome window GTTTCCGGTCCGCGCGCGAGTGCGCGAGACGCGCAAGGCGTATTCCCGGTAATGGCTGCGCGCAATGGGTTTGCGCCGATCCCTCAGTCCACGCGCTCGCCGTTGCGAAGGACGCGCGCATCGGCGATCGTCTCGGGCGGCATCATCCGCGTATTGATGCCCATGACGGGCCGGCCGGGATCGACCGCGCGCCAGTGCGTCATGCACCCGCACGACGCGCAGCGATGAAACTCGAGCCGCCGCGCGCCCCACATGTAAATGTCGGTCGGCCCGCAATCGGCCGCGAAGCGCACTTGCGGCAGCGGGTAGTACGCCCATCGCGCGCCGTAGCGGCGGCAGATCGAGCAATCGCAATCGTTGATTTCGGCGGGGGCGGCATCGACGGTGAAACGAATCGCGCCGCAATGGCAGGAAGCGTCGA of Caballeronia sp. Lep1P3 contains these proteins:
- a CDS encoding GFA family protein, yielding MIDASCHCGAIRFTVDAAPAEINDCDCSICRRYGARWAYYPLPQVRFAADCGPTDIYMWGARRLEFHRCASCGCMTHWRAVDPGRPVMGINTRMMPPETIADARVLRNGERVD